The genome window tgccctccccaccccgcacacacacctcactctgccttccctcccccgcacacacacctcactctgccctccccaccccgcacacacacctcactctgccctccccaccccgcacacGCACCTCACtctaccttccctcccccgcacacacacctcactctgccttccctcccccgcacacacacctcactctgccttccctcccccgcacacacacctcactctgccctccccaccccgcacacacacctcactctgccttccctcccccgcacacacacttcactctgccctccccaccccgcacacacacctcactctgccttccctccccccgcacacacctcactctgccctccccctgcacacacctcactctgccctctctcccgcacacacacactctgccctcCCTCTGCACACACCTCACTCTGCCCTactcccgcacacacacactctgccctccccctgcatacatctcactctgccctccccgcgcacacacacctctctgccctcccccctgcacacacacactctgccctccccctgcacacacctcactctgccctccccctgcacacacacactctgccctccccctgcacacacctcactctgccctccccccgcacacaaaCCTCACTCTGACCTCTCTCCCGCTCGCACCtcactctgcccttccccccacacgaacctcactctgccctccccaccccgcacacacacctcactgccttccctcccgcacactcctcactctgccctcccccctaCACAACACACCCTCTGCCCTCCGCCCCCCCACACCTCACTTTGCCCTCCCCCCGCACAAACTGCACCTCCaccacaccctgcccctcccctgcacaccatcgctctgcccctcctccagcaaACACCCCacgctctcccctctccctcctcctcggaacactctgcccctccccctttcgcACATACCACACTGTCTCCTGTCAACTTCACACGCCCAATCACTTGCACGGTCCCTCTCCGCGCAAACACAGCCTGTACTCCTTTTGCCCTGCACACCCACAAACACCTGGACTGCCTCGGCTGTGctcgcgcgcgcgcacacacactcactcacactcacacacagagcgTGCCTTCCCCTGACGTGCTTGCACACTGTTCCTCCCCTCCGCCCTCTGCCTACGCACTCTGCAGCCCCTCGATCCTGCAACCCCTTTTTCCCTGCAAAGGAGAAAATGATCCTCGACCTGTCCCTGGCGAAGCTGGCAATCTGCCCCCTTACTGACAGGAAACCCGAACTCTTGGGATCCCGCGTCCCAGCTAGATGACACCGAACGTGGCAAAGGTGTCGGTTCTTCTCTGGTCATTTtgagccccccaccccgggcatgAGGGGACACGCTTTAAAGTGGGCCTCGGAGCGGAAATGTGAAGGAACACCCGAAAGTATGCAACGCAACTGTCCTCTTCTGCACTTGTATGGCAGaaggggggggtgttgggggaggACTTTTTCACTAATTTCTTTGCGGCGCCCGTTTTGTTAGGAGGCTCGCTGCCCGCGGAACTGAACGAGTTAACAGTCAGGCAAGGGCTATTTCCTGTAGCCCTCGGAAATCTCCAGCCTTCTTCCCACCTGAAACAGCACGGTGGACCAAAGCCCAGAGCTCAGCGGCCCAGTGCTGAAGGACACGTGTCCCTGCCATAGCGACACCCACCATCCGCGAAACTTTTAGAAGAGTCCAACAGCGGGACTGATAACCCCTCTTCCCAGCAACTGCAGGGGCTGGGTCCAgagaggaggagacagagaggagatggCATTTATAGGAACTGCTGGTAAAGGCAGAGAACGTGGTTCGTGGGTTtgatggggggaagaggaggatcgTAGCTCTGTCTGCTCAGAAGTGTCaattgaaagaaaagaaaaaatcctCCAAATTGCGTGTCCCGTGCAGATCTCGGCAGAGAGGTCTACCTAGCTACCTCTAATCTCCGTTTTAACTGCAGTAGTGCTATAATCTCTACCTAGGGAGCTAGGGGAAACCAGGAGTACTGCTATTAAAACAAAGGAGTCCAGCTGCCAAAAGACCCCGCTTTACATTCAGTTATTGAAACACCACCGTGGACTCACAGCTTCACTTCTTAAGTAGTCGCAGAGCTCgatgttcctggagctgctaTGATCAGTCTGTCGGCTTGTTCACAAGTTGTTCAGCTAATTTGTTAGACACGTTGAGTAGAATTAGTTAAAGAAATTCAAGTTGAAGAACACATTGACCCAAACTTATTCCCTGGACTCTCTTTCACCCGTACAAACCCCACACTCCAGGAGAAGACTGGTACAGTATTTAGCTCTTACGTGCTAGCGCTGAAACCAAGAGAAAACAACACTGGGCTCCTCATTCTGCATTTTAATACTGAAATCTGGAAATGGAAATTGTTTGATGTATGAGGAGACGTTATCTAATTAGGGCGTAAGAAATTTAATCTTTCCAGCAGGCAGGTCATATAATTAATGTTAATTTAACGCTCAAATTCTCAGTCATTAATTTTTATTCTCTTAAATGTAGTTTGGCAGGGGCCCCTGATCCATGGCAATGGATTTTACTGGATGTAAGAGCACACTTGGTCGTTGGAGTGAATTACTGCAGACCTTCCTATCCCAATAACAAGATCTCATCATGTATGCATTATTAAGCCATGTAATTGAATGGTCCATAGTTTGCATATCAGACTATTAAAATAAtgtgttttgcttttcttccaaCACGTAATGTTAAAGCCTTTGCGAATATTTGGTGATTCTGATAATTATCACCAAATTACTACAAATGTTCTCTTCATTAGCGTGATTTCTttcaagcattttttaaaatgtgaataatgCATTAAGAGATTGcttgtaaagtttttttttaataaaaacttaTCAGCCAAAGTCGAAAACGAGATAAAAATAACAATGGGACAAAGAGAGAACAATTTTCTTATGTGATTGGAGCAGAagacttttatttttttcttatatcACATAACTCTGTAAAGTTTCACTTCATCGAGAGCAAAAGTCCATGCAATCTAAAGAATTGTCTACTTTCAGATGATGCAGAACAGATGAAGGAACAAAGTTGGAAATGTTCCCTTTACTGGAAATATATGGGTAGAGAGTAGACAGATTGATTTGAAAAGATACTGACCTCTCTCCTTCAGCTGCAGTATAACTTGtcctggaaaaaacaacaactgaaAATTTCCCTCACCCCAGTTCGAGCGGCCATTTGAACAAGCTGCTGTGATGATCTCAGAAGGTGAATAATTCTCAATTAACTAAGTAACTAACTTTCTTCTTGCCATCTGAAGGCACACACTTAACTAAATCTTATGCCTGGGAGACCCTTCATTATTGTCTTCTCTCTCCACACTGTTTTCAAAGTTCAATAGCAAGGCAACAAAAACAACACTGCTGCAAAATAAGAGtctcttttaaaattaaagagcTGGTCATTTGCATCGAAGAAGTAAagttctcctcccccacccctgcttaattatttaaataaaaagaagcTCGTTTCAGGATCAGTGACACTGATGATTTGCAGGAGGGGAAGGCGCTGCGATCGAATGAATAGGGGATGTATCAGGTGTAAGGTTGCTTTCTGTGAATCTAGCATTCTTCCCCCTTGCACGTTTGTGCTCCACGGGCAGAAGCTATTGAATCCCAATAGGTCGCAGCGACCATGATTTCTGCTTTTGACTACAGCATGAGGGACCAATGTGGTGAATAAAGGAGAAATCAAGGCTTGCTTTGCTTGCAGGCGCACACTAGCGAAGCCTGTTTGCCTCCTGGGGTCCCAAGCTGTATCACCAGGGCATTTCCCTCTCTACCCACCTAACAGTGCGCCCTCACCTCCAGGCTTGGAGCACTGGGCCAATACCTCGGGAGGGGCCTGGgacagcgggggcgggggcgctttTATTTTGGTTGGGAGCAGTGAGCCCTGCTCACTGGGGCTGGCGAGAGGCGAGGGAGCCGAACTGTGCTGCTCTGTGCGGGTCTCCCACCCCCGCTCCTCACTATAGCAACCAACGGCCGCCTGACAAAAATGCACCCTCTGTGGACAATGGCTCAGcctcctttttcctcctcttcgaAGCCCAGCCAAAGAAACTTTCGCACCGCGCAGCTGCCTCGGCCAAGGGAGGGAAACGAACGCCCGCCCTGGCTAAGCCGCAGCGGCAGTTCTGCCCCCCAGGCCACGCCAATAGCTGTTGCACTCACCCACCGCTTGCGAGTGTCGCTGCTCCTAGCCTTGCCATACAGCGAGCGTGCGACGCACCGAAGAGCACTGCGGAGCCTGGGGAggcggccgggaggggagggggagcctcTTGCCTCTGTCTTACTAAAGAAAATAATAGGTGGAAAGCACTAAGCAGGTGTCCCTTCGGAAACACGCGGCCCCTATCTGCTTCCATTTCAATAGAAGCGGGATCAGGCCCATCGTTCGCAGTTCTGCGGCCTTAAAAGGTCACCAAGATGTCGTCTGTTCATTGTTCCTCTGCTACCCCACAGCAGTAATGGGACAAGTCTGTGAACTGTGTGGTCAAGTTCTCAACATCTGCATCTGGCTGCAGGTTATCGTGTAAAACTCGCTGAAAAGGTCGAAGGGGTTAAAAATGGCTGATTCTATGTCAAGGTTTCTTTCCCTCCGCACTTTCCCCAGATATCCCCATAGCCAACCTCGGCCAGCGACCATTTCCTCCTCCATTCCAACTTTTTGCTAAACTTTGTGACATGTATTATTGCCATTACCCGCCGGTTCCTGGGTTCCAGAAGTGCAGGGTATGCTCAGGTTTCCAAGACTGGCTGCGTTTTTCTACTGTAAGCATATGCACCGCCAATAAGTAACCCGCTTGACATTAGGCATTTGAGATGACTCCAGCAGTGCATTTTACAATAGAAGTGTTCCTCTTTTATCTGCCTTAGAAACATCATTTCCCTGCCTTAAGTATAATAATATATTTAGACTCTTCCTAGTGTATGTATTCTCTTTAATCTTATTTGATCGTTGGGGGAAGGACTAAACTATTTTATTTGTCAGCGAAGCAGGATGTTTTCCCCTGTAAATCTTCAGTTTAGtttctgaaaagtcccagttcaAAACACTTTAATATAGCAAAGATGTGTGAGCCTCTCCTGTCTGCTAGCAAATCACTTACTTTAACTCCAGAAGAAACCTCCTTGAAGCTGCTGCATTGATAAGAGGTCATTTAACAGCAAGCCTTTCTGAAAACTAAATTAGAGGAAGGCAAACTCTGCACCACCAATCGCAGCTTGTTCTAGCTCGGAGACTTCAGTATAAACAAGCTGTATAGTACTAACTCTGAGTAGAATTTATCTCACAGACTGATGGAATTTGttcctttttgctttttttccctccagaCCTCATATTCACCACTCAAAAGTTTGTAGCGTGCCTTTGATAAATTACTCAAAGTAATCCCTGCAACAGCTAAGCCTGACTGGTTGACGTTGTGTTAGAAGTCTTCATAGCGGTATGTGTCTATAAATATTCACTTGCGGAGTACAAAGGGTGGATCATTTTTAATGACAAAGATTCAAGaactggaggaggaagagaaaagatTAATATCCGGGAATTCAAATAATGTAATTTCAAATACTGGACTTAGAACATTACATCCTACTAGTTTAAACAGCGAGGCAGATAAAATAGAGCGGCCTCATAAATGAAATAGAAGAATAGAGTTGCAGGGAATTTAGAAATGAACATTAATACAAACTTTTCAAAAACTTTTTATTATGATGATTCTACACCGTTTTATCTTCTAAGCGAATCGATATTTTATCAGGAAAATATATTACTTTGTCTGATGCAACTAAGGGGGAGAATCAATTTAAAGCAGGAGTTTTAATTTCAGTGATGTTTTAATGTGATCCTGTGCAATCAAAGTTATCAGTTTCTATCCATTTTATTTAGCTAAGTTAAATATGTTTGTTATACCTATTCTGACGAGAAGCAACTTGAAAGTGTAGCTTTTGAGTCATCTTATAAATACATCCCTGAGGCTGCGGTTCTTGCGGCTTTCAGGCAGTTTTCATTAAAGCAGCCAGCTGCCTCTTTGTGTGGACTGGATTTTTTAAAGCAATCACTTGTGAAGCCTCAGCTTCAGTTTTGTCCTTCTGAAGGCCCTTAACGTTGAAGTTTCATTCATGTGTTGGGTCTCTCCACGAGATCAGGCTCCTCCGAGCCACATTGGAAAGAGCTACAGAGAGCGCAGGATTGAATGGTTTATATAGAAAGGTTAAAGAGGGAACAAGAGATCAAAACAGTCGCATCCCACAATAGTTACATTAAATGCGTCCTAGCAATGTGCACAAATCTTCTAGCTCGGCCTTTAAAAGGAGTAGCAGACTCAGTGGCATGAATCTATATGTATTGCAGCAAAAAGTATAGGAGCAAAACGCGCCGTGCATTTCTGCTTCTTGATTAGCTCGCCCTAAAACTAGCTATACACGAGGGAAAATCGAAGTTTAGAAGTATTCTTTCTTGAGTCGCGTGAGTCGATTTCGAGCCACTGAGTGCACAGTTTGAAATGGGCTTTTCACCTCTCAACAGGGCCTTTTTTAAAGGAGCAATCTTAAAACCCTGAACATTCGGGTGTGGTTAGAAATAAAATCGTACTAGAACGAATCAAGGATGGTATTTTGGTCGATTAGATAGATGTAGCTTTCTCTCCGCGAGGTTTGGCTTTGCTAAGAGTCTAAGTTATTAAAACAGCTCAGGGTTACGCAAGTAAAAGGATGGTTCCACAACCCCCACGCTACTTAACAAGAAAGGGCTAGAGTCCACAAACTATGTCCAGAGGAAATGCGGCAGCTCCCTTGGATTTTAAACGTCCCAGCAGGATTAATACTTTGAACCTACCGCAGTCCCTAATGCAATGTACCTTGCGAATGTGCAGCATCTCACCTCCCATACAGGGGGAAGCTCCGTTTAAGAGGCGCCTATGTGTGTTTTATAGAGCATATTCTCGGGTAGCTGTATTGGAATGAAGGAGATATCAAGGAGCCCTGTCAGTTCAAAGCTTTTTAGGGTTGTTTGAAAATCCTCTTCACGTCAAAGTAAGCAGCCCTAGTATTTGAACAGCTGCTTTGAACAGTGAAAAGGGCTGAGCTGAATCAAAACACTGCAGTGTCTGCCCAAGACACTGCATCACCTTCAACCTGCTTTTATACCGGCACAGAAAGGAAATAAAAGCTCCAGAGCCCTCTAATCCAACAGGGTCAGATACCAAAGAAAGGGGACACATGACTGTCTCTTTCACATCCCGAGCTCCCTGGACTTAAACCAGCCCCAAttttggggaggagagaggggggctcaGGCTAAAATCAGCACCAGTCACACAGGAACCACACAATCAAGAACTCTCCCGGCTCATGAGCTCTCCGACAGCGGTTTCCTCCACAGGGGGAGCTGGGATTTAAGGATGCTTAAGAAACAGTATTAATGACAAGGATAacaataatgatgatgatgatggggaCGAGGAGGCGGAGTTTGCATCGCCTCTGAATTCACCGTTCGCACGCCTAGCTCTTTCCAGCTGTGAACGTATAGATGTTAATTtcaccgggggcgggggagctgtagGGAAAGAGGGGGGTTTACACCGTCTTCATACTTTTGAAATTGCGTGATTGCCAGGAGCCTTTGATGTCTGCCAGTGATTTATTAGGGGTATTGAGCACGCGGAACAGCGATTGTATATATCGTCCCTGGCTCTTCGTCTGTGCATAAccgggaggtggggaggggggaagcgaaAGAGACGCGAGGAACTTTTAAGTTGCATAAGGCGGATTTCAGATTGCTGCGCTGTAGATAGAAATTCTAATGTGTGGTGCCTGCTCTCTGCTCAATGTCTTGTGTGTTTTGTCCAGTTGAGGGATAAGTTTCACCATATAGAAATATCAGCTGGGGGTAAATATGTGAACTACACCTGCTTTGTGTTATGGAAGAAGTGACTTTCTCATTGACTTTCTAAGGATAACACGTGTAACCACCCCAGGCACATACATGCACTTCAAAAACTGGTCTTGCAGCCTATGCTGATGCTTTCATTTGAAGACAAGCCAGCTCCAATTCAGCCTTGAAAAAGCATTTGCGCCCAACAGTAAATGAGAACAGCGCTTTACTCTGGGGTATGCTATATTGTGATTCTATTCAGGAAGGTTTGGTTGTTTTAGTGGAAGTTTGTTGCAGATTTTGCTTGTTCTTATATCCACGCAGAATATTATACCTGATTTTGACAAATCACACTAGCATTTCAGAATCAAACTGTGACTGTCCTTAATACATGAGCAAAAGTGCGATTTCTGTAGTGGAAACAATCCAAAGACATAAAATATACACTGACTTTTCATAGACACCCGCAGAGCAGAGTATTGCTTTTTGCTTGTCTTCCTCACACCACAGGAGAGGGAAAATGCCAAGCAAAAATCTTCTCTTGCTTGCAGCTTAAACGATTCCCACATGGGCCGAGTTGGTTCCTTGCTGGACAATCTCTTAATATGAAGCTAAACTAACTCAGCAAGGTACTCCTGCGTGTGTCCTGGTTTCCTAACACGAAATGTCCTGCTTAAGTTGTCCCTGGGTATATGCTTGTGTGAGACAGGCCGTCCACACACTCATACAGATGAATATTTCCAGCCAAACAGCCTTTCTCAAAGGCTGTGTGTTAAGTATGGTGATTTATAAAAACAACTCGCAGAAGAAAGCTGCTGCGTGTTAGTAGTAATAAATTCTCCAGTCTGCCCTATTGTACTGTTTCGATTAAGATACTTTGAGTCTACAGagcagccccgcttcccccagtAGTTTATTTTCAAGACAAAGCTGTGCTTTCCACTCAAAAATGGAAAACCATCTCTTTACCATGGCCAACCCGAGTACCGCTCATTCCTAAGAGATCCGCATCCAATTCCATAATGTCCTTGTTGCCTGTTCAGCCAGCAACTcgtttatcttttttttttctcgcaGAAAACACAGTCGCTGAAGCTGATCTgtaaacatccccccccccccccccccttagagcCCGGGGAAGCCTAACAATGCCAGACTGGCCCGGATTTGTGATTTACAAGGTATAAACCCTGAAACTCTTCGCTGGATGTTTTTCCCCGGGTAGCACCTGCTGCTGGGGCAGTTTGGGAATTGCGAGAGCCTCTTGTCCTTCCCAGAGTGCGGCAGCACCCGTGTCATCAGCACCCTCTTGCACTGGGGCCCGGGAGCACCTGCTGGGTGCAACGACTATAGCGGAATCGCATTCGCCCACCCGCTCGGGGATTTCCAGCGCCTCCCTTCTAGCTACAAATGCGCAGCTCGGgtttcttttgaaagtgttgctAACAAAGttgcaatttattttaaaaatctcaaggAGTCGGCGCGTggacggaggagggggggggggcggtttcaCCGCGAGTCAACAGAGCAGCATTGATGAAGCTCCCGTGTGACTTCCAGCGCGAACAAATGCCTGGGGTACAGTGATCTCACTCTTGTACCAGTGCCATCCTTGCAATCCAGCCGGTCCTTAAAGATATTCCACTCAACAGCTCGCGCTCCACATGGCTCCGCTGCGGAGCGCGTGCGCGCACAAAAGCAAACAGCGTTTAAAGCCTGCAACGAGCCAGCCTGGTTTGCAACGCTGCAAGCAACAGGAGAACAACATGCATCTCCTCCAGGACCTGCATTGTGTCTGGGCAGAGGCGGGTAGGATACTTGCTTCTCCTATGTACAGAGGGGTCGTCGCGCTGagaaccatccccctcccccgcaccccctccccttcccgggTCCATGTGGTTACACGCAGCAaagctccctttccccccttcgaGTTTGCTTACAAAAAGGGAGCGAGCGGTTGCGGGGCGGGGTGTCGGCGCCTGGGCTGGGGCCAATCGGCGGCTCCCCCGGAGCCGGTTGCTAGAGGTCTCCACGTAAATCAAAGCGATGGGAGCCAATGGGTGGGCGCGGGAGGGAGGAGCCGGGACGCGTGCCTTTGCAGTGGGCTCTGCCAAGAGGACTTGGGGGGGAACGAGAGGAGAGAGGAGCCCGAGGCGAAAAAGTAGCTGTCAAATGCGCGGCTCCTTTAACCAGAGCGATCAGTCCGGCTCGGAGAGTCATGGCGACCACAGCGTCTAACCACTACAGCCTGCTCACCTCCAGCTCCTCCATGGTGCATGCAGAGCCGCCGGGGAGCATGCAGCCGGGCGCCGGCTACAGGGATGCACAGACGCTGGTGCAGGCGGACTACACGCTGCAGAGCAACGGGCACCCGCTCAGCCACGCTCACCAATGGATCACGGCGCTGTCCCACGgcgggggaggcggcggcggcggcggggacTCGCCGTGGTCCACCAGCCCGCTGGGCCAGCAGGACATCAAGCCCTCCGTGGTGCAGTCCGGGGGCCGGGGGGACGAGCTGCAGCAGCAcccgcagcagcagcaccagcagcagcaggggagaccGCCCCACCTGGTGCACCACGCCGGCAGCCACCACGCCGCCGCCGGGGCATGGAGGACGGGCGCCTCGGCTCACCTGCCGCCCAGCATGGCCTCCTCCAACGGGGGGCAAGCGGGGCTGCTCTACTCCCAGCCGCCGGGCTTCACGGTCAACGGGATGCTGAGCTCCGGCCAGCCGGGCTTGCACCACCACGGCCTGCGGGATGCCCAcgatgagcagcagcagcaacagcaccaCGGCGGGGAGCACCCCGGGGGGCACCCGCAGCAGCACCCTccgcaccagcagcagcagcaccccggGGGCGGCGGCCACCACGACCCCCACTCGGACGAGGACACGCCGACCTCGGACGACCTGGAGCAGTTCGCCAAGCAGTTCAAGCAGCGCCGGATCAAACTGGGATTTACCCAAGCGGACGTGGGCTTGGCCCTGGGCACCCTGTACGGGAACGTCTTCTCGCAGACCACCATCTGCAGGTTCGAGGCCCTACAGCTCAGCTTCAAGAACATGTGCAAGCTCAAGCCTTTGTTGAACAAGTGGTTGGAGGAGGCGGACTCGTCCTCGGGTAGCCCCACCAGCATAGACAAGATCGCAGCCCAGGGGCGCAAGCGGAAAAAGCGAACCTCCATCGAGGTGAGCGTCAAGGGCGCCCTGGAGAGCCACTTCCTCAAGTGCCCCAAGCCCTCTGCCCAGGAGATCACCTCGCTGGCGGACAGCCTACAGCTGGAGAAAGAGGTGGTGCGAGTGTGGTTTTGTAACAGGAGACAGAAAGAGAAACGCATGACTCCCCCGGGAGGGACTCTACCCGGAGCCGAGGATGTATATGGGGCAAGTAGGGACACTCCACCACACCACGGGGTGCAGACGCCTGTGCAGTGAACTCACATAGGGGTTGGCAGGGGGAACTGTTCTCCCTTTCCTACCCCTCCTCCAACTTTTgattgttctttatttttttaagttctctcctatcttaaaaaaaaagtacagaaaaaaACTGCACTGGACTATCCCGTAAACGGTAGCAGGTGAAATGTGTTTTGATCTTTACAGGCGAGTGCCCCTGCAATGGAGTGGAGTGAGTATCATACACAAACAGACAcgagacagacagatacacacgCACAGTGTCAGGCACCGAGAGAAATATTtcgcaaaaaaaaattaaattaattccgAAAACAGAATGGAATCGACTCTGAGCCCTGCTAAACACAAAGGCAGCTTTAATCTTGGAACGATGCTCAGAATAGGCACATGCTGCTGTTGTTTCTTTTAGGTGGCTCCCCATTAGGAATCAAAAAAAGCCCCTTTTGATGTAGACAGTATTTAACCGTCTGAATTTGCACTGCAAGAAAATTGAAGTTTACattaacaaatacattttcttttgccTACATTGATTTTGAAAATGACTTGCATTTCCCACGGTGAGCGTTAGGCAAGCATTGACCAGTCTACAAAATGTTCCTTGCTTTCTTTATGTGTATATGTGAACTTTTGTTATAAACAAGTCTTCTTACAGATGTGTAATGTTGATTTTCTCCTTTTACCATAGCCTATAGatgtatatttaaatataaacgCAAACAACTTCCACTTCCGAGATATCTGACTCTCACAAACGATTAAGACGTGGTGCCTTCGGAGGCAAGAGTCCGGTTTGGAGGAGAATAATGAAAAACAATAACGTAAACTTCATTTTCAGGCAGTGTTTTAGGCTTGGGAACAGTAAAGGAAAACATAATAGTGTCTGATTGCTTCATTCTAGCGAGGAAGGCCCCCTGTGAAAGAGCTCGGAGGAAATGATGTGGGGGTTAACATGTATGTCCAGAGTTTTCCAACAGAAAGAAAGTGGCACTTTGAAGAGGACCGGCAAGAGGGAATATTTAGCTTCGGATGCCCCATAGGCAAAGTTCCCTTGTGTGCTTTTAGAATTCCTAATGACATCGCGTTGCAATATTGTGTGCTGATGTCAGCCTCTAAACTTTGTTTTATTGAGCAATTTCAACACAGAGATATAAACAGAAAGAGAACTtgatacatatatacatatatatttatatatatgtgAGTTCTCCTTCTGTTTATAGTTATGTATGGTATTGCCTGCATATGTCTAGTGCATTTATTTTTCTTcgctttttatatttatttttccgCTCATATAGAAAAAGCTCATGCCCTTTTGCTCAACTCGCGCTTAATTTATTGCACAAAAGGACTAATTTAAGTTGGACAACCTTGTCTTTTTCACTGGGGAAACCAAAT of Pelodiscus sinensis isolate JC-2024 chromosome 3, ASM4963464v1, whole genome shotgun sequence contains these proteins:
- the POU3F2 gene encoding POU domain, class 3, transcription factor 2 — protein: MATTASNHYSLLTSSSSMVHAEPPGSMQPGAGYRDAQTLVQADYTLQSNGHPLSHAHQWITALSHGGGGGGGGGDSPWSTSPLGQQDIKPSVVQSGGRGDELQQHPQQQHQQQQGRPPHLVHHAGSHHAAAGAWRTGASAHLPPSMASSNGGQAGLLYSQPPGFTVNGMLSSGQPGLHHHGLRDAHDEQQQQQHHGGEHPGGHPQQHPPHQQQQHPGGGGHHDPHSDEDTPTSDDLEQFAKQFKQRRIKLGFTQADVGLALGTLYGNVFSQTTICRFEALQLSFKNMCKLKPLLNKWLEEADSSSGSPTSIDKIAAQGRKRKKRTSIEVSVKGALESHFLKCPKPSAQEITSLADSLQLEKEVVRVWFCNRRQKEKRMTPPGGTLPGAEDVYGASRDTPPHHGVQTPVQ